One genomic window of Vibrio parahaemolyticus includes the following:
- a CDS encoding Ig-like domain-containing protein encodes MKVTLLHGAVVAALSVSYQAQAYNCQSLPDWDSTAIYTSGTQVKTQGAAYEAAYWTQGNDPVTNSGSWEAWKALGQCDGGNSNLSPTVSFSSPTNNAHIPEGSAITLLANASDEDGQVTQVEFLAGDQTVAIVTQAPFEASWTAAQGVSQLTAIATDNEGAVTSTTVAIVVQPQVELPPPSITLTSPTGTETLSVGDNLTVTAQADDFDGVVTQVEFFVNNQSVTIDTSAPYEYQWTASVGTHSFKAQATDDSNLSTMSQEVALVVANSETGNGGCADALPYVAGTRYEVGALVSNLNQKYRCDVAGWCSSDATWAYEPGEGLYWKDAWTGLGACSTPPQVTITAPTDGQVVLAGSNNEIAANASDLDGTVTQVEFYANNVRLGVVTQAPYSVTWNATLIGANQLKAVATDNDNNTSESVVNVNVSDKDLVISLTSPSAGQTVGLGKNLALSADATSLTSGIKQVDFMVNGAVVATDTTAPYSANWTPAAIGQFTVSAQAVDLAGSTALSDAAAVTVVEQTEKRHKLIGYWHNFVNGAGCPIRLADMADAWDVIDIAFAENDRNSDGTVHFNLYSGDIYSDCPALDPTQFKQDMAALQAKGKKFVLSLGGAEGTITLNTDQDEANFVSSLTGLIAEWGFDGLDVDLESGSNLVHGSQIQARLGRALLQIEQNMGGDMYLTMAPEHPYVQGGYVAYSGIWGAYIPVINDTRSTLDLLHVQLYNNGGLPNPYLPGSAPEGSVDMMVAQSKMLIEGFELADGTQFAPLRDDQVAIGLPSGPSSANSGQAPTQNILSALDCLTKGTSCGTVKPAFNYPNYAGVMTWSINWDQHDGFNFSKPVGDKLTQMNAQ; translated from the coding sequence ATGAAGGTCACTCTACTTCACGGAGCGGTGGTAGCTGCACTCAGTGTTAGCTATCAAGCTCAAGCCTACAACTGTCAAAGCCTGCCTGATTGGGATAGCACTGCGATCTACACCTCAGGCACTCAAGTGAAAACTCAAGGTGCAGCCTATGAGGCCGCTTATTGGACACAAGGTAACGACCCCGTCACCAACTCAGGTTCATGGGAAGCGTGGAAGGCATTAGGTCAATGCGATGGCGGAAACAGTAATCTGTCACCAACGGTGTCCTTCTCTTCTCCAACGAACAACGCGCACATTCCTGAAGGCAGCGCCATTACTCTGTTAGCCAATGCGTCCGACGAGGACGGACAGGTCACACAAGTGGAGTTTTTAGCGGGTGACCAAACCGTTGCTATCGTCACCCAAGCGCCATTTGAGGCTTCTTGGACCGCAGCCCAAGGCGTTTCTCAACTCACCGCGATTGCGACAGACAATGAAGGCGCAGTAACCTCCACAACGGTTGCTATCGTCGTTCAGCCTCAAGTAGAGCTGCCACCACCTAGCATTACTCTCACTAGTCCAACAGGTACGGAAACACTGAGTGTGGGGGATAACCTAACCGTCACTGCTCAAGCTGATGACTTTGATGGCGTAGTTACTCAAGTTGAGTTCTTCGTTAACAACCAATCTGTCACCATTGATACCAGTGCACCTTACGAATACCAATGGACAGCGAGTGTTGGCACGCACTCATTTAAAGCTCAAGCGACAGATGACTCTAATCTCTCTACCATGAGTCAAGAAGTGGCGCTGGTCGTCGCGAATTCAGAAACAGGCAATGGTGGGTGTGCTGATGCTCTACCTTACGTTGCTGGCACACGTTATGAAGTAGGTGCTCTGGTATCTAACCTTAACCAAAAATATCGTTGTGACGTTGCGGGTTGGTGTTCGTCCGATGCAACATGGGCCTACGAGCCAGGTGAAGGCCTGTACTGGAAAGACGCTTGGACTGGCCTAGGAGCGTGCTCAACACCACCTCAAGTTACCATTACCGCCCCAACTGATGGGCAAGTCGTGCTCGCAGGCAGCAACAACGAAATCGCAGCCAACGCAAGCGACTTAGATGGCACGGTTACGCAAGTGGAGTTTTACGCGAATAACGTTCGCTTAGGTGTCGTTACTCAAGCGCCATATTCCGTAACTTGGAACGCCACACTTATTGGCGCTAACCAGCTTAAAGCCGTTGCAACCGATAACGACAACAATACGTCAGAATCTGTTGTGAACGTAAATGTCAGTGATAAAGATTTAGTCATCTCTCTTACTTCGCCTAGCGCAGGTCAAACGGTTGGCTTAGGCAAAAATCTCGCATTAAGCGCCGATGCAACGTCTTTAACTTCAGGCATTAAGCAAGTTGACTTTATGGTCAACGGCGCCGTTGTCGCCACAGATACGACTGCACCTTACTCTGCGAACTGGACACCAGCCGCAATCGGACAGTTTACCGTAAGCGCTCAAGCCGTCGATCTTGCCGGAAGCACCGCATTATCTGACGCGGCAGCGGTGACAGTTGTAGAGCAGACAGAAAAACGTCATAAACTGATTGGTTACTGGCACAACTTCGTGAACGGTGCGGGTTGCCCAATCAGACTGGCAGACATGGCTGACGCTTGGGATGTGATTGATATTGCCTTTGCTGAAAACGACCGAAACAGCGATGGCACAGTGCACTTCAACCTGTATTCTGGCGATATTTACAGTGATTGTCCTGCACTCGACCCAACGCAATTCAAACAAGATATGGCTGCATTGCAAGCGAAAGGTAAGAAGTTCGTTCTATCTCTTGGAGGCGCTGAAGGCACTATCACTCTAAACACTGACCAAGACGAAGCGAACTTTGTTTCTAGTCTAACTGGCCTTATCGCTGAATGGGGCTTTGATGGTCTCGATGTGGATTTAGAGAGTGGATCTAACCTAGTACACGGTTCACAAATTCAAGCTCGTCTTGGTCGTGCTTTGCTGCAAATTGAGCAAAACATGGGGGGCGATATGTACCTAACCATGGCACCTGAACACCCTTATGTTCAAGGCGGTTACGTCGCTTACAGCGGAATTTGGGGAGCGTACATTCCAGTGATCAACGATACTCGCAGCACGCTCGACTTGCTTCATGTTCAGCTATACAACAACGGCGGTCTACCAAACCCGTACCTACCAGGTTCTGCACCAGAAGGCTCTGTTGATATGATGGTCGCTCAATCTAAGATGCTTATCGAAGGTTTTGAACTAGCCGACGGCACTCAGTTTGCGCCATTGCGTGATGATCAAGTCGCGATCGGTTTACCTTCAGGCCCAAGCTCGGCAAACTCAGGTCAGGCTCCGACACAAAATATTCTTAGTGCGCTAGACTGTTTAACAAAAGGCACATCCTGTGGCACCGTTAAACCAGCGTTCAACTACCCGAATTATGCTGGCGTAATGACGTGGTCTATCAACTGGGATCAGCATGATGGCTTTAACTTCTCAAAACCTGTTGGTGATAAGTTAACTCAGATGAACGCGCAATAA
- a CDS encoding YggN family protein, whose product MKKLLTLSLLMVSATGYAAQCRVDIHNEVRMDGQSLEIRQTSGDKAVVDEDNNLFIKGELIELDAEQKAAIEAYREKMNAYIPQAKQLASDGLELANDIIDDVAASLDAPGAFDNVKVAVKDFFADVQSRYYKDGDFILPADSFESMTQGWTKDFEKAQEIFNKEFLASAFDALSKKMKEEGGLNLTALSESMAELSAKVEQRLAEHSKEVEQQAEDLCESLDSMAGQEDDLLKKIPELKDYRVFTI is encoded by the coding sequence ATGAAGAAACTTCTTACACTTTCATTGCTGATGGTTAGTGCAACAGGTTATGCAGCGCAATGTCGTGTGGACATCCATAATGAAGTTCGTATGGATGGACAGAGTTTGGAAATTCGCCAGACTTCTGGTGATAAAGCCGTCGTGGACGAAGACAACAACTTGTTCATCAAAGGTGAGTTGATTGAACTCGATGCAGAGCAGAAAGCCGCGATTGAAGCATATCGCGAAAAAATGAATGCCTATATCCCTCAAGCTAAGCAGCTAGCGAGTGATGGCTTGGAACTTGCCAATGACATCATTGATGATGTGGCAGCGAGTTTGGATGCGCCGGGCGCGTTTGATAACGTAAAAGTTGCAGTTAAAGACTTCTTTGCTGATGTGCAATCTCGTTATTACAAAGATGGTGATTTTATTTTGCCTGCAGACAGCTTTGAATCGATGACGCAGGGCTGGACGAAAGATTTTGAAAAAGCGCAGGAGATTTTTAATAAAGAGTTTCTGGCTAGCGCGTTCGATGCTTTATCGAAAAAAATGAAAGAAGAGGGTGGTTTAAACCTAACAGCACTCTCTGAAAGCATGGCAGAATTAAGTGCGAAAGTTGAGCAGCGTCTGGCTGAACATTCGAAAGAGGTGGAGCAACAAGCGGAAGACTTATGTGAATCTCTGGACAGTATGGCAGGGCAAGAAGACGATTTGTTGAAGAAAATTCCTGAGTTGAAAGACTATCGAGTCTTTACCATTTGA
- a CDS encoding GreA/GreB family elongation factor encodes MNKAELIQIIIHQLEEKLRIAHASTQRAIDAATDEETVPEHKYDTLALEASYLAHGQAMRVQESEDELRQYRSMVIRDFTDAPIGVGAYVVLVDENNIEKRFFIGPCSGGLTVAWQDQEVFVLTAKSPLGRALLGKEEGEEFEMKIGDKTTCYEVVTVS; translated from the coding sequence ATGAACAAAGCTGAGTTAATCCAAATCATCATTCATCAATTGGAAGAAAAACTTCGAATTGCACACGCTTCCACCCAAAGAGCCATCGATGCCGCAACGGACGAAGAAACAGTGCCCGAGCATAAGTACGACACGCTTGCATTAGAGGCTTCCTATCTTGCTCATGGCCAAGCAATGCGAGTACAAGAGAGTGAGGACGAACTGCGTCAGTATCGCTCAATGGTTATTCGCGACTTTACGGATGCGCCAATAGGTGTAGGCGCGTATGTGGTTCTCGTCGATGAGAATAATATCGAAAAACGCTTTTTCATCGGTCCGTGCTCTGGTGGACTAACGGTGGCTTGGCAAGATCAGGAAGTCTTTGTCTTAACAGCGAAATCACCATTGGGACGAGCGTTACTTGGCAAAGAGGAAGGTGAAGAGTTTGAGATGAAAATTGGCGATAAAACAACTTGTTACGAAGTCGTGACGGTGTCCTGA
- a CDS encoding RecQ family ATP-dependent DNA helicase, whose product MQSTQLLQTLQSVFGFDSLRQGQQPVIESVMNGYSAAAIFPTGSGKSLCYQLPATMLPNLTLVISPLLALMKDQLSFLQSKGIAAASIDSSQSREEAQRVMVGVKNGEIKILMISVERLKNERFREFIRQVPISLMVVDEAHCISEWGHNFRPDYLKLPQYQRELNIPQTLLLTATATPAVIEDMKNKFDIASDHITVTGFYRSNLDISVIPCEESEKQTQLNTIVAAAPKLPTIVYVTQQQTAEQVAKSLIHIGVNAHAYHAGMKSEVREQIQQQFMASQIDCIVATIAFGMGVDKSDIRRVIHFDLPKSIENYAQEIGRAGRDGQRSECILLGNTSGLTVLENFVFGDTPERSSISYVLGQIKEHQPQWEVVPLRLSRESNIRQLPLKTLLVYLELAKVIEAKFSYFAEYRFKFLQDQQFIVNQFQGERREFVEAIFTCSTKAKVWCQVDLDALWMHYHSERSRVVAALDYFHQNGWVELESKQLTDVYSVLPETQNIEDITQHLYELFQSKERKDIDRIHAMLGLFQSSDCLSHQLASYFADHNAPAHCGHCSVCRGQRAAFPPRIYDQPEPTVASAWIVEFVQLSPSAISNEAIARFLCGISTPLISQLKASKLSGYGALANVSFEQVLQLVESVRE is encoded by the coding sequence ATGCAAAGTACCCAGTTACTACAAACGCTTCAATCCGTGTTTGGTTTTGACTCATTACGCCAAGGCCAACAACCAGTTATTGAATCGGTCATGAATGGTTACTCTGCAGCAGCAATATTTCCAACGGGCTCGGGCAAATCTCTTTGTTATCAACTCCCCGCCACCATGCTGCCAAACCTCACTTTAGTGATCTCGCCATTACTGGCACTAATGAAAGATCAGCTGAGCTTTTTGCAAAGCAAAGGGATCGCCGCCGCTTCTATTGATAGCAGCCAAAGCAGAGAAGAAGCGCAACGCGTAATGGTTGGAGTCAAAAACGGTGAAATCAAAATTTTGATGATTTCTGTCGAACGCCTCAAAAACGAACGCTTTCGCGAGTTCATTCGTCAGGTGCCAATCTCTTTGATGGTGGTCGATGAAGCGCACTGTATCTCTGAGTGGGGGCATAACTTCCGTCCGGATTACCTCAAGTTGCCGCAATATCAGCGAGAACTGAATATTCCCCAAACCTTGTTGCTGACCGCCACAGCAACACCTGCCGTTATTGAGGACATGAAAAATAAATTCGATATTGCGAGTGACCACATTACTGTAACTGGCTTTTACCGTTCGAACCTCGATATTTCAGTCATCCCTTGCGAAGAGTCCGAAAAGCAAACGCAACTCAACACGATTGTCGCCGCAGCCCCTAAACTGCCAACTATCGTTTACGTAACGCAACAGCAAACTGCAGAGCAAGTGGCTAAGTCATTGATCCACATTGGCGTTAACGCTCATGCGTATCATGCAGGAATGAAAAGTGAAGTTCGTGAGCAAATACAACAGCAATTTATGGCGAGCCAAATTGACTGCATTGTGGCCACGATTGCCTTTGGGATGGGTGTCGACAAATCAGACATTCGCCGAGTAATTCACTTTGATCTACCTAAATCCATTGAAAACTATGCACAAGAAATAGGTCGAGCAGGACGCGACGGACAACGCTCTGAATGCATTCTGCTTGGCAATACTTCTGGGCTAACTGTATTAGAAAACTTTGTGTTTGGCGACACGCCTGAGCGCTCTTCGATTAGTTATGTATTGGGTCAAATCAAAGAGCACCAACCTCAGTGGGAAGTCGTGCCACTACGTTTGTCTCGCGAGAGCAATATCCGCCAGTTACCACTCAAGACGCTGTTGGTGTATTTAGAGCTTGCGAAAGTGATCGAAGCTAAGTTTAGCTACTTTGCCGAATATCGATTCAAATTCCTACAAGATCAGCAATTCATCGTTAACCAATTCCAAGGAGAACGACGCGAGTTTGTAGAAGCCATTTTCACTTGTTCGACCAAAGCGAAAGTATGGTGCCAAGTCGATCTCGATGCTCTTTGGATGCATTATCACTCGGAACGTAGCCGCGTTGTCGCTGCACTGGATTACTTTCATCAGAATGGTTGGGTTGAACTGGAAAGCAAGCAGCTAACCGATGTGTATTCCGTCTTACCTGAGACACAGAATATCGAAGACATCACGCAGCATCTGTACGAGCTGTTCCAGTCTAAAGAGCGCAAAGACATCGACCGAATTCACGCCATGCTGGGGTTATTCCAATCGTCAGATTGTTTAAGTCATCAATTAGCGAGTTACTTTGCCGACCACAACGCCCCGGCTCACTGCGGTCATTGTTCTGTGTGTCGAGGACAGAGAGCGGCGTTCCCACCTCGGATTTACGATCAACCTGAACCAACAGTCGCCTCCGCCTGGATTGTAGAGTTTGTCCAACTTTCCCCTTCTGCAATCAGTAACGAAGCCATCGCCCGATTCTTATGCGGCATCAGCACGCCGTTGATCAGCCAACTTAAAGCCTCAAAGCTATCTGGGTATGGTGCATTGGCTAATGTGTCCTTCGAACAGGTACTACAATTGGTTGAAAGTGTGCGGGAATAG
- the dinB gene encoding DNA polymerase IV — translation MSERIRKIIHVDMDCFYAAVEMRDNPNYRDIALAVGGHEKQRGVISTCNYEARKFGVRSAMPTARALQLCPHLLVVPGRMHIYKQVSLQIRAIFERYTSLIEPLSLDEAYLDVTDATACRGSATLIAESIRNDIRNELGLTASAGIAPIKFLAKVASDMNKPNGQFVIPPEKVQEVVDKLPLEKIPGVGKVSLEKLHQAGFYLCEDIKNSDYRELLRQFGRQGASLWKRSHGIDDREVVVERERKSVGVERTFSQNISTYDECWQVIEEKLYPELEKRLERASPDKSIIKQGIKVKFADFQLTTIEHIHPQLELEDFKLLLKDILKRQNGREIRLLGLSVVLKPEEQARQLSFF, via the coding sequence ATGTCAGAGCGAATCAGAAAGATTATTCATGTCGATATGGATTGTTTTTATGCTGCCGTCGAGATGCGAGATAACCCAAATTATCGAGATATAGCGCTTGCGGTTGGCGGGCATGAAAAACAGCGCGGCGTCATTAGCACGTGTAACTACGAAGCACGCAAGTTTGGTGTACGTAGTGCCATGCCTACCGCTCGTGCGTTGCAGCTTTGCCCGCATTTGCTCGTTGTTCCCGGTCGAATGCATATCTACAAACAAGTCTCACTGCAAATTCGAGCTATCTTCGAACGTTATACTTCCTTAATTGAACCTCTTTCTCTTGATGAGGCCTACCTAGATGTTACCGATGCGACAGCTTGCAGGGGCTCAGCAACCCTGATTGCGGAGTCTATCCGTAATGATATTCGAAACGAGTTGGGCCTGACGGCATCAGCTGGAATCGCGCCGATTAAGTTTCTCGCTAAAGTTGCTTCGGATATGAACAAACCCAATGGACAGTTTGTTATTCCTCCTGAGAAAGTTCAAGAAGTGGTCGATAAGCTACCACTAGAAAAAATCCCTGGAGTTGGTAAGGTCAGTCTAGAAAAGTTACATCAAGCGGGCTTTTATCTGTGTGAAGACATTAAAAATAGCGACTATCGAGAACTGTTACGCCAATTCGGTCGCCAAGGCGCATCATTGTGGAAACGCAGTCACGGTATCGATGATCGAGAAGTTGTGGTCGAGCGTGAGAGAAAGTCGGTTGGTGTTGAGCGAACGTTTAGCCAAAACATCTCTACTTATGATGAGTGCTGGCAAGTGATCGAAGAGAAACTTTATCCTGAACTGGAAAAGCGACTGGAGCGTGCCAGTCCAGACAAATCGATCATTAAGCAAGGCATTAAGGTAAAGTTCGCGGACTTCCAGCTCACTACCATTGAACACATTCATCCTCAGTTAGAACTTGAGGACTTTAAGTTGCTGCTAAAAGACATTCTAAAGCGTCAAAATGGTCGTGAAATTCGCCTCTTAGGCTTGAGCGTTGTGCTCAAGCCAGAAGAGCAAGCTCGTCAACTTAGCTTCTTTTAA
- a CDS encoding DUF2789 domain-containing protein: protein MELHQHGMADLFNQLGLGSSSKEIKDFVNTHRHKRESAPLHEASFWTLSQAAFLKQAIEEDADWAELVDQLDVMLRD, encoded by the coding sequence ATGGAATTACATCAACATGGCATGGCTGATCTTTTCAATCAGCTCGGGTTAGGGAGCTCTTCCAAAGAAATTAAAGATTTCGTCAATACGCATCGACATAAACGTGAATCAGCACCTTTACACGAAGCGAGTTTCTGGACACTTTCTCAGGCCGCATTTTTAAAACAAGCTATTGAAGAAGATGCTGATTGGGCTGAGCTTGTGGATCAGCTCGATGTAATGTTGCGTGATTGA
- the nqrM gene encoding (Na+)-NQR maturation NqrM, with amino-acid sequence MSTFLITFAVFVAVIAAMAVGYIFQKKVVKGSCGGLGAVGIEKVCNCPEPCDARKKREAREAARAEKLAAWEKDRIA; translated from the coding sequence ATGAGTACATTTCTAATTACATTTGCAGTGTTTGTTGCGGTGATCGCAGCGATGGCCGTTGGCTACATCTTCCAGAAGAAAGTAGTGAAAGGCAGCTGTGGTGGTCTTGGCGCAGTCGGCATAGAGAAAGTATGTAACTGCCCAGAGCCATGTGACGCGCGCAAGAAGCGTGAAGCTCGCGAAGCTGCTCGTGCTGAAAAGCTAGCTGCGTGGGAAAAAGACCGTATCGCGTAA
- a CDS encoding FAD:protein FMN transferase: MKKWLVAFASLLILAGCEQPADQIHLSGPTMGTSYNIKYIEQDGIPTPKALQTEIDRLLEEVNDQMSTYREDSELSRFNQHQTSEPFEVSAQTATVVKEAVRLNGLTLGALDVTVGPLVNLWGFGPEARPDVVPSDEELAARKANTGIHHLTVDGNKLSKDIPNLYVDLSTIAKGWGVDVVADYLQSVGIKNYMVEVGGEMRLKGINREGVPWRIAIEKPTVDERSIQEIIEPGDMAIATSGDYRNYFESNGVRYSHIINPQTGKPIHHKVVSVTVLDKSSMTADGLATGLMVLGEEKGMEIANENNIPVFMIVKTEDGFKELASEAYKPFMNK; the protein is encoded by the coding sequence GTGAAAAAGTGGCTTGTTGCATTCGCTTCTCTATTGATTTTGGCTGGTTGTGAACAGCCTGCTGATCAAATTCATCTAAGCGGTCCTACAATGGGGACTTCTTACAACATTAAATACATTGAGCAAGACGGCATTCCGACGCCGAAGGCTCTGCAAACGGAAATCGATCGACTGCTTGAAGAAGTCAACGATCAAATGTCGACTTACCGTGAAGACTCAGAGCTGAGTCGTTTTAACCAGCATCAAACAAGTGAGCCTTTCGAAGTGTCAGCGCAAACGGCAACCGTAGTAAAAGAAGCGGTTCGTCTCAATGGCCTAACTTTAGGTGCGCTCGATGTAACGGTTGGTCCTCTGGTTAACCTTTGGGGCTTTGGCCCAGAAGCTCGCCCTGACGTAGTGCCTTCTGATGAAGAGTTAGCGGCTCGTAAGGCAAACACTGGGATTCACCACCTGACCGTTGATGGCAATAAACTGTCAAAGGACATTCCTAATTTGTATGTTGACCTATCAACGATTGCAAAAGGTTGGGGGGTTGATGTGGTTGCTGATTACCTACAATCGGTAGGGATCAAAAACTACATGGTCGAAGTTGGTGGCGAAATGCGTTTGAAAGGTATTAACCGAGAAGGTGTGCCATGGCGAATCGCGATTGAGAAACCAACGGTTGATGAGCGATCTATTCAAGAGATCATCGAACCAGGTGACATGGCAATTGCAACAAGTGGTGACTACCGTAATTACTTTGAGAGCAATGGTGTGCGATACTCTCACATTATCAATCCGCAAACAGGCAAACCAATCCATCATAAAGTGGTGTCTGTGACAGTATTGGATAAATCGTCGATGACTGCTGATGGTCTAGCAACGGGTCTTATGGTGCTAGGCGAAGAAAAAGGCATGGAAATCGCGAACGAAAATAACATTCCTGTTTTCATGATTGTGAAAACGGAAGATGGTTTTAAAGAGCTGGCTTCGGAAGCATACAAGCCATTCATGAACAAATAA
- the nqrF gene encoding NADH:ubiquinone reductase (Na(+)-transporting) subunit F, whose translation MDIILGVVMFTLIVLALVLVILFAKSKLVPTGDITISVNGDADKAIVTQPGGKLLSALAGAGVFVSSACGGGGSCGQCRVKVKSGGGDILPTELDHITKGEAREGERLACQVAVKTDMDIELPEEIFGVKKWECTVISNDNKATFIKELKLQIPDGESVPFRAGGYIQIEAPAHHVKYADYDIPQEYREDWEKFNLFRYESKVNEETIRAYSMANYPEEHGIIMLNVRIATPPPNNPDVPPGIMSSYIWSLKEGDKCTISGPFGEFFAKDTDAEMVFIGGGAGMAPMRSHIFDQLKRLHSKRKMSFWYGARSKREMFYVEDFDGLAAENDNFVWHCALSDPLPEDNWDGYTGFIHNVLYENYLRDHEAPEDCEYYMCGPPMMNAAVIGMLKDLGVEDENILLDDFGG comes from the coding sequence ATGGACATTATTCTTGGTGTAGTGATGTTTACTCTGATCGTACTTGCGCTAGTACTAGTGATTCTTTTCGCTAAGTCTAAGCTTGTACCAACAGGTGACATTACAATTTCTGTGAACGGTGACGCTGATAAAGCGATCGTTACACAACCAGGCGGTAAGTTACTGAGTGCTCTAGCTGGTGCTGGCGTATTCGTATCTTCTGCTTGTGGTGGCGGTGGCTCTTGTGGTCAGTGCCGCGTAAAAGTTAAATCTGGCGGTGGCGACATCCTACCAACTGAGCTTGATCACATCACGAAAGGTGAAGCTCGTGAAGGTGAGCGTCTAGCGTGTCAGGTGGCAGTGAAAACTGACATGGACATCGAACTACCAGAAGAAATCTTCGGCGTTAAGAAGTGGGAATGTACGGTTATCTCTAACGATAACAAAGCGACATTCATCAAAGAGCTTAAGCTACAAATTCCAGATGGCGAATCAGTACCTTTCCGTGCTGGTGGTTACATCCAGATTGAAGCGCCAGCTCACCACGTTAAATACGCAGACTACGATATTCCTCAGGAATACCGTGAGGACTGGGAGAAGTTCAATCTTTTCCGTTACGAGTCTAAAGTTAATGAAGAAACAATTCGTGCATACTCAATGGCTAACTACCCTGAAGAGCACGGTATCATCATGCTTAACGTTCGTATCGCAACTCCGCCGCCGAACAACCCAGACGTACCACCGGGCATCATGTCTTCGTACATCTGGTCTTTGAAAGAAGGCGACAAGTGTACTATCTCTGGCCCATTTGGTGAGTTCTTCGCGAAAGACACTGACGCAGAAATGGTATTCATTGGTGGTGGTGCAGGTATGGCTCCAATGCGTTCTCATATCTTCGACCAGCTAAAACGTCTGCACTCTAAGCGCAAGATGTCATTCTGGTACGGTGCACGTTCTAAACGTGAAATGTTCTACGTTGAAGACTTCGATGGCCTAGCGGCTGAGAACGACAACTTCGTATGGCACTGTGCACTGTCAGATCCACTTCCAGAAGATAACTGGGATGGTTACACAGGCTTCATTCACAACGTTCTTTACGAGAACTACTTACGTGATCACGAAGCTCCAGAAGACTGTGAGTACTACATGTGTGGTCCACCTATGATGAACGCGGCTGTTATCGGCATGCTGAAAGACCTAGGTGTAGAGGATGAGAACATCCTACTAGATGACTTCGGTGGTTAA
- the nqrE gene encoding NADH:ubiquinone reductase (Na(+)-transporting) subunit E: protein MEHYISLLVKSIFIENMALSFFLGMCTFLAVSKKVKTSFGLGVAVVVVLTIAVPVNNLVYNLVLKENALVEGVDLSFLNFITFIGVIAALVQILEMVLDRFFPPLYNALGIFLPLITVNCAIFGGVSFMVQRDYNFAESVVYGFGSGVGWMLAIVALAGIREKMKYSDVPPGLRGLGITFITVGLMALGFMSFSGVQL, encoded by the coding sequence ATGGAACATTACATCAGTCTGTTAGTTAAATCGATTTTCATCGAGAACATGGCACTGTCTTTCTTCCTAGGTATGTGTACTTTCCTTGCCGTATCTAAGAAAGTTAAGACCTCTTTCGGTCTAGGTGTTGCAGTTGTGGTAGTTTTGACTATCGCTGTTCCTGTGAACAACCTAGTTTACAACCTAGTTCTGAAAGAAAATGCGTTAGTTGAGGGCGTGGACCTTAGCTTCCTAAACTTCATCACCTTTATCGGTGTAATTGCAGCACTTGTACAGATCCTAGAGATGGTTCTTGACCGTTTCTTCCCACCTTTGTACAACGCGCTAGGCATCTTCCTACCGTTGATCACAGTAAACTGTGCGATCTTCGGTGGTGTATCTTTCATGGTACAACGTGACTACAACTTTGCTGAATCTGTTGTTTACGGTTTCGGTTCTGGTGTGGGTTGGATGCTAGCAATCGTTGCTCTTGCAGGTATCCGTGAGAAGATGAAGTACTCTGACGTACCTCCAGGTCTACGTGGTCTTGGCATCACATTCATCACTGTAGGTCTTATGGCGTTAGGCTTTATGTCTTTCTCTGGTGTTCAACTGTAA